The window ACAGAATTGCCCAAATTGCTTGGATCCTTAAATATTTCTCCAATTTTATCAATCAGCTCATGCTCTTGTCTTAAGTCGATCCTGTCTTTAGAGGCCGCAATAAATTTATTCAATTTAAAGTTCTCGTTTTCTGAATAATAAAAATCAAATCCTGCAGCTTCAATTATATCCTTAACTGCATAATTGATGTTCATTGTCAGTTCTTCATTATCTGCGTTTGCAAAATTCACAACTGGCAAATAGCGATTTAATGGACGTGTTTTGTATTCAGAGTTAATTGAGTTGAAAGAAATATAATCATGATAAGACTCCTGCAGAATATAAATCTGATCACGTAAACGACCCATTTCAGCTTTATGATCAGACTCAAGCGTTTTAATTTTACTCTCATAATACTCATAATACTGCTTCATGTACTGATCTTTCGGACCAGCAGCAATCAATCTTTTTCCTTCTTCAGTATCGGTAAAGTTTTGGAAATTATCAATGAATTTCTCAGCTAATAATTGAGCTTGCTTTGCATAGGCTGATTCATATTTCCATGCTTTTCTTGGGTTTAGAATATTGGAATCAACTCCTGGCACTTCGCGAGGGATTTGAAGTCCGAAAGTAGGAAGCTCATAATATTCAGCATCATCTAAGGTGCCATCTAAAATAGCTTTGATAATATTCCTTGTGCTCGGCAAATCGATTCTTTTTCCAGTGCCATAAGCACCACCAATCCATCCCGTATTTACCATATAAGCTGTTGCGCCATGCTCTTGCATTTTCTTGGCCAATTCACGGGCGTAAACAGTTGGGTGAAGCAGTAGAAATGCTGCACCAAAGGCTGATGAAAAAGTTGGCATCGGTTCTTTTACACCTCTTTCTGTTCCGGCTAATTTGGCAGTATATCCCGACAGGAAGTAATACATTGCCTGATCGTTAGTAAGTTTTGCTACTGGAGGAAATACGCCAAATGCATCTGCTGTCAGGAAAATAATCTTTTTCGGATGTGTTCCTTTTGAAACAGGCTTAACAATATTATCAATATGATAGAGTGGATAGGAGACTCTTGTATTTTCTGTTTTAGATGAATCATCAAAGAATATTTCACCACTTTTCTCATTGTAACTTACATTTTCAAGTAAGGCATCTTTGCGAATAGCGTTGTAAATATCGGGTTCTTTCTCGGAGCTCAAATTGATACATTTTGCATAACAACCTCCCTCGAAATTAAAAATCCCTTCATCGTCCCAACCATGCTCATCATCGCCAATTAAAAAGCGATCTGGATCTGCAGAAAGTGTTGTTTTCCCAGTTCCTGATAATCCAAAGAAAATAGCTGTATCGCCATTTTTTCCCATATTGGCAGAGCAATGCATGGCTGCCATTCCTCTTAATGGAAGGAAGTAATTCATGATAGAGAAAAATCCCTTTTTGATTTCTCCACCATACCATGTTCCACCCACAACAGCCATTTTTTCTGAAATATTGAAGGCAACATATACATCAGAATTCAAATTATGACTCTCCCATTTAGGATTTACCGTTTTACAGGCATTAAGCATAACAAAGTCAGGCTCAAAATCTTTCAACTCTTCATCTGTAGGACGAATAAACATATTCTTTACAAAATGAGACATCCATGCCACCTCAGTAATTACACGAATTTTTATGCGTGTATTCTCATTTGCACCACAATAAGCATCCGTTACATAAACTTTTTTCTCATTGAGCTGGTCGATACTTGTTTCCAATAGTTCATTCCATACTTTTTTATTTATGGGTTTATTATCGGATCCTTTTCTTTTCGGATCGGCCCACCACACATTTTCCTTGGTATCGTCATCAACTACAATGTATTTGTCTTTTGGTGATCTTCCAGTAAAAATACCTGTATCAACCGAAACGGCTCCAGAGGCGGTTACAAATCCTTTTTCAAATCCTTCCAACTCAGGATTAGTTTCATGCGCAAATAATTCATCATACGAGAGGTTATAATATATCTCGCTAATGCCTTTAAGACCGTAATTCTTTAATTCTTCAAGAACTTTTTTTGCCGCGGCTGAATTCATGATATGTTTATTTAATTAAGAAAAAAACTAGTTTACGAAGGTAAAAATATATATCAAATTTCACACTTATTGAAATGTATATATTTATATATTCTGTTAAAAAACATTAAGACTGTGGAGAAGAAAAGTCACAATAGATATTCCATGTTTGTAGAGCAGTGCTGAAAGTTGAAAAGGCCTTTACTCTTTCTCTAGCATTTTGTACAAGCGTATCTCTTAAAATAATGTCATTTACAAGTCGTAAGACTGATTCGGCTAAACATTCAGAATCGCCCACATTACACAACAAACCATTTATTTCGTGCTGAATTATTTCAGGAATACCACCAGCATTGGTACTAACAATAGGCACAGCACTGGCCATGGCATCTAAAACACTGGTGCCCAGTCCTTCTGTTTTAGAAGTAAAGAGAAAAATATCAAAATCAGCAAGAACAATGGGAATGTCAGCTCGAAAGCCAGTGAAAATAATATCTTCTTGCAAAGATTTCAAAACAGCATATTTCTGAATATCGTTTTTTAATGGACCATCGCCAACTACCAAGTACTTTGCTTTTAAACCTTTTGCTTTAAGCAATTTTACTGTATCGATAAAAGTATAATAATCTTTATGATCAGCCAAGGCTGCTACATTACCAATTATTAATTCATCCGAAGAAATCTGCAATTCCTTTCTCAATAAACCTTTTGTGTATTCAGTCGAAAAACGATCTAAATCAATTCCGGAATGAACAACTGCAAGCTTTGATTTGTCCTTCACTCCTTCTGCTAATATTTCTTTAATAGCATTTGAAACACAAATGTATTTTTTGATAAACTTATTGTTATACTTCCATTTTGACAAGATAGAAGAATGGATGGCGAAATCGACCCTGCGGCTAACCACAATGGCACTTCTCAGTTTTCCAAATAAAGTATTGATGAATGCAAGCGTATGTGATTTGGAATCGTGTGCATGAACCACATCTATTTCTTGTTCATCACAAATTTGCCTGATTATTTTTTGATTTCTAAAGAAGTTTTTAATGCCTTTTTGATATACAAAAGAAGGGATCTGATTTTTTTTACAATAATCCGACATTGCATTGCCTTTGGCACACAACACCCATTGCTGGCATTTTTTTTTGACTAATTCGGAAATCAGATAAGCAATTTGTTGCTCACCACCCCTCCATGTCATTTGAGAGGACAAATGAAGGATTTTGAGTTCAGAATGTTTGCTTGAATCTATGCTCATTTTGCGCAAACAAATTTGATTCCTAAATAGATTTGAATTTATGTATTGTATCAGTAGGGTTGGTTGTCGCGAAAACTGCATTTCCTGCAACTAAAGCATCTGCCCCACTGTCAATTAACTTTCGTGCATTATCCAAATTAACCCCACCATCCACTTCAATTAAAGTGTTTGCATTCTTTTGAATAATCAGGTTTTTTAGTCGTTCGATTTTCGAATAGGTATTTTCAATAAATTTTTGTCCACCAAAACCAGGATTTACCGACATAATCAAAACCATATCAGCCAAATACAAACTATCTTCAAGAACAGAAACTGGAGTATGCGGGTTTAACGCTACTCCAGCCTTCATTCCATTTTTCTTAATTTCACTTAAAGTCCTGTGCAAATGTGTGCAGGCTTCGTAATGAATCGTTAAAGTTGATGTTGCATGTGCAGCAAATTCTTCAATATATTGATCCGGATTT of the Bacteroidota bacterium genome contains:
- the pckA gene encoding phosphoenolpyruvate carboxykinase (ATP); the encoded protein is MNSAAAKKVLEELKNYGLKGISEIYYNLSYDELFAHETNPELEGFEKGFVTASGAVSVDTGIFTGRSPKDKYIVVDDDTKENVWWADPKRKGSDNKPINKKVWNELLETSIDQLNEKKVYVTDAYCGANENTRIKIRVITEVAWMSHFVKNMFIRPTDEELKDFEPDFVMLNACKTVNPKWESHNLNSDVYVAFNISEKMAVVGGTWYGGEIKKGFFSIMNYFLPLRGMAAMHCSANMGKNGDTAIFFGLSGTGKTTLSADPDRFLIGDDEHGWDDEGIFNFEGGCYAKCINLSSEKEPDIYNAIRKDALLENVSYNEKSGEIFFDDSSKTENTRVSYPLYHIDNIVKPVSKGTHPKKIIFLTADAFGVFPPVAKLTNDQAMYYFLSGYTAKLAGTERGVKEPMPTFSSAFGAAFLLLHPTVYARELAKKMQEHGATAYMVNTGWIGGAYGTGKRIDLPSTRNIIKAILDGTLDDAEYYELPTFGLQIPREVPGVDSNILNPRKAWKYESAYAKQAQLLAEKFIDNFQNFTDTEEGKRLIAAGPKDQYMKQYYEYYESKIKTLESDHKAEMGRLRDQIYILQESYHDYISFNSINSEYKTRPLNRYLPVVNFANADNEELTMNINYAVKDIIEAAGFDFYYSENENFKLNKFIAASKDRIDLRQEHELIDKIGEIFKDPSNLGNSVLEKAIKAYLKLTQDIDKMSIKIGSLLIVRKVNDKGERSCEIRKLTIASLIYIDKHPGIMKDPNRLFKELNAFL
- a CDS encoding ribulose-phosphate 3-epimerase; this translates as MEFKLAPSILSADFGNLERDITMLNNSEADWIHVDVMDGVFVPNISFGFPVMKMLEKTARKELDVHVMITNPDQYIEEFAAHATSTLTIHYEACTHLHRTLSEIKKNGMKAGVALNPHTPVSVLEDSLYLADMVLIMSVNPGFGGQKFIENTYSKIERLKNLIIQKNANTLIEVDGGVNLDNARKLIDSGADALVAGNAVFATTNPTDTIHKFKSI
- a CDS encoding glycosyltransferase family 4 protein, with the protein product MSIDSSKHSELKILHLSSQMTWRGGEQQIAYLISELVKKKCQQWVLCAKGNAMSDYCKKNQIPSFVYQKGIKNFFRNQKIIRQICDEQEIDVVHAHDSKSHTLAFINTLFGKLRSAIVVSRRVDFAIHSSILSKWKYNNKFIKKYICVSNAIKEILAEGVKDKSKLAVVHSGIDLDRFSTEYTKGLLRKELQISSDELIIGNVAALADHKDYYTFIDTVKLLKAKGLKAKYLVVGDGPLKNDIQKYAVLKSLQEDIIFTGFRADIPIVLADFDIFLFTSKTEGLGTSVLDAMASAVPIVSTNAGGIPEIIQHEINGLLCNVGDSECLAESVLRLVNDIILRDTLVQNARERVKAFSTFSTALQTWNIYCDFSSPQS